Proteins encoded together in one Lachnospiraceae bacterium JLR.KK008 window:
- a CDS encoding DUF2971 domain-containing protein, giving the protein MENEKEEIVYHYCSLEGFLSIIQNASLWMSDISKSNDCLESIYIRNKIKNRIKCELEAAPENLHAWETGYRINGELNDPMITYVACFSEKKDSLSQWRGYADDGKGISIGFCKKKLERMPKIMHHNLSFSKVIYNENQQEKYVDKVVEEVFRNMELKGIGIAGIELNSNHKDEFAIYKNPSFEEEREWRLILNSYPKWKEIKVGDMSFTEPTFRVSKGRLISYVELSFANVKSDFVKEIWIGPKSEVELRDIKHALKRYGYYDEEEDFDEKAPILITKSSSSYS; this is encoded by the coding sequence ATGGAAAATGAAAAAGAAGAGATTGTATATCATTATTGTTCTCTTGAAGGATTTCTAAGTATTATTCAGAATGCTTCTTTATGGATGTCTGATATCAGCAAGTCAAACGATTGCTTAGAAAGCATTTATATTCGTAATAAGATCAAAAACAGGATCAAATGCGAATTAGAAGCCGCTCCGGAAAATTTACATGCATGGGAAACAGGCTATAGGATAAATGGGGAACTAAATGATCCTATGATAACATATGTGGCATGTTTTTCTGAAAAAAAGGATTCTCTTAGCCAATGGAGAGGCTATGCAGATGATGGAAAAGGGATTAGCATAGGATTTTGTAAAAAGAAGTTAGAGAGAATGCCCAAGATAATGCACCATAATCTGAGTTTTTCTAAAGTTATTTATAATGAAAATCAGCAAGAAAAATATGTAGATAAGGTTGTTGAAGAAGTTTTCAGAAATATGGAGTTAAAAGGAATTGGAATCGCGGGGATAGAGTTGAATTCGAATCATAAAGATGAATTTGCCATATATAAAAATCCCAGTTTTGAAGAAGAAAGAGAGTGGCGGTTGATACTGAATTCATATCCTAAGTGGAAAGAAATAAAGGTTGGTGATATGAGTTTCACAGAACCAACATTTAGAGTTTCCAAAGGACGTCTGATTTCGTATGTTGAATTATCTTTTGCAAACGTAAAAAGTGATTTTGTCAAGGAGATTTGGATTGGTCCTAAGTCAGAAGTAGAATTACGGGATATTAAACATGCTTTAAAGAGGTATGGTTATTATGATGAAGAGGAAGATTTTGATGAAAAAGCTCCCATATTGATTACAAAGTCGTCAAGCTCTTATAGTTGA
- a CDS encoding virulence RhuM family protein yields MIKKKREISILRSSAAEYLTFITATGKSDVNAIYFDENVWLSQKIMGLLYNVETHTINYHLKKIFADGELDEISVIRKFRITASDGISYNTNHYNLQAIIAVGNKVDSERAVQFRKWANRIIEEFTIKGYTMDDERLKNFGTILTKDYFEEQLQRIREIRLSKRRFYQKVTDIYATSIDYDPKAQTTRRFFAKVQNQLHWAIHGETAAEIIYHRADSNKEHMGLQTWKDSPNGKIQRFYVIVAKNYLTEEELFAMARIVNAYLDLAELRAEEHVPMTMEDWTEQFEGILRLSKKEILTHAGTISANIAEQHALSEFEKYRISQDLLYQSDFDRMLLEIEEVEEESNGK; encoded by the coding sequence ATGATAAAAAAGAAAAGAGAAATATCTATTTTGCGTTCCTCGGCAGCAGAATATCTTACATTTATTACAGCTACTGGTAAAAGTGATGTAAATGCAATATATTTTGATGAAAATGTCTGGCTTTCCCAGAAAATAATGGGTTTACTATATAATGTGGAGACACATACCATTAATTACCACTTAAAAAAGATATTTGCAGATGGTGAATTGGACGAGATATCAGTTATTCGAAAATTTCGAATAACTGCATCAGATGGTATAAGCTATAATACAAATCATTACAATTTGCAAGCGATTATCGCAGTAGGAAATAAAGTTGATTCAGAACGGGCAGTGCAATTTCGGAAATGGGCAAATCGTATTATAGAAGAATTTACCATTAAAGGCTATACGATGGATGATGAACGACTCAAAAATTTTGGGACGATTTTAACAAAGGATTATTTTGAAGAACAATTACAAAGAATCCGTGAAATCCGGTTATCAAAACGAAGATTTTATCAGAAAGTTACAGATATATATGCTACAAGTATAGACTATGATCCGAAAGCGCAGACAACCAGACGCTTTTTTGCAAAAGTTCAAAATCAACTTCACTGGGCGATTCATGGGGAAACTGCAGCAGAGATAATTTATCATAGGGCAGACAGTAATAAGGAGCATATGGGGCTTCAGACATGGAAAGATTCACCAAATGGTAAAATTCAGAGATTTTATGTAATTGTAGCTAAAAATTATCTGACAGAAGAAGAGTTATTTGCAATGGCAAGGATTGTTAATGCCTATCTTGATTTGGCGGAATTGCGGGCAGAAGAACATGTTCCAATGACGATGGAAGATTGGACAGAACAGTTTGAAGGAATTTTACGGTTATCTAAGAAAGAAATTTTGACACATGCGGGAACTATTTCAGCCAATATAGCAGAACAGCACGCGCTGAGCGAGTTTGAAAAGTATCGTATAAGTCAGGATCTGCTGTATCAGAGTGATTTTGACAGGATGTTGTTGGAAATAGAGGAAGTAGAGGAAGAAAGCAATGGAAAATGA
- the dhaL gene encoding dihydroxyacetone kinase subunit DhaL — protein sequence MGTKKILNKDVSNVVEESLAGYLLAYRKYYKKIGEYNAFRYKGCRKDKVALVIGGGSGHEPLFTGYCGAGLADAVACGNVCASPNPELIMEAAKAVDQGKGVLFVYGNYAGDNLNFDMAEEMCRAAGMKTAHVREWDDFASAPRERITDRRGIAGDVYTIKIAGAACDAGLSLEEVVRITEKARDNTNTIGLAISPGTLPGNEKPTFEIADDEMEFGMGLHGEPGIERTKMMPCSDMVDRMYREIKAEMELKEGDELAVLVNGLGSTPLLELNLVYYELYKRMHKDGLKVYDAEVKTYCTCMEMGGFSITFLKLDEELKPYYDAPCYSPYYAKGELTAMTSALPDEEEEEEPEFDESDVEAAVITRSREGELTELNAEDTRNMLLYIADQIIVNKPYLTEIDSAIGDGDHGIGMAGGMQKAKKKLLKMQGETNAYQLFETAGQAMLMSMGGASGVIFGSLYLAGAKDMEPAAVLTAGDLAKMERKSLAAIQERGGAQAGDKTMVDALIPAVEALEANCQKSLLEMLKAAEEGARQGMEETKKYVAKFGRAKSLLERAIGHQDAGATSVYLIFRSMREFVEGMMK from the coding sequence GTGGGAACGAAGAAGATTTTAAATAAAGATGTATCTAATGTTGTGGAGGAGAGCCTTGCCGGCTATCTGCTGGCTTACCGGAAATATTATAAAAAGATTGGTGAGTACAATGCGTTTCGCTATAAAGGCTGCCGTAAGGATAAGGTAGCGCTTGTGATCGGCGGCGGCAGCGGGCATGAGCCGCTGTTTACCGGATACTGCGGTGCGGGACTTGCGGACGCGGTGGCGTGCGGCAATGTCTGCGCCTCTCCGAATCCGGAGCTGATCATGGAGGCGGCGAAGGCTGTCGACCAGGGGAAGGGCGTACTCTTTGTCTATGGAAACTATGCGGGCGACAATCTGAACTTTGATATGGCGGAGGAGATGTGCCGTGCGGCAGGGATGAAGACCGCCCATGTGCGTGAGTGGGACGATTTTGCATCTGCGCCGAGAGAGCGGATCACAGACCGCCGGGGGATTGCCGGAGATGTCTACACGATCAAGATCGCCGGCGCAGCCTGTGATGCGGGACTCAGCCTGGAGGAAGTCGTGCGCATCACGGAGAAGGCACGGGACAATACGAACACGATCGGGCTTGCCATCTCTCCGGGGACGCTTCCGGGCAACGAGAAACCGACTTTTGAGATCGCGGACGACGAAATGGAGTTTGGTATGGGACTTCACGGCGAACCGGGCATCGAGCGCACAAAGATGATGCCGTGCAGTGATATGGTGGATCGGATGTACCGTGAGATCAAGGCAGAGATGGAATTGAAAGAGGGCGACGAGCTGGCTGTACTGGTGAACGGGCTTGGCTCCACGCCTCTTCTGGAGCTGAATCTTGTGTACTATGAGCTGTACAAACGGATGCACAAAGATGGACTGAAAGTATACGATGCAGAAGTAAAGACATACTGTACGTGTATGGAGATGGGAGGATTTTCGATTACCTTCCTAAAACTGGACGAGGAATTAAAACCGTATTATGATGCACCCTGCTATTCCCCGTATTATGCCAAAGGCGAGCTGACCGCAATGACTTCCGCCTTACCGGATGAGGAAGAGGAGGAAGAACCGGAGTTTGACGAGAGCGATGTTGAGGCGGCTGTGATCACCAGAAGCAGAGAAGGGGAGCTGACGGAGCTGAATGCGGAAGATACGAGAAATATGCTCCTCTATATTGCAGATCAGATCATTGTCAATAAACCGTATCTGACTGAGATTGACAGTGCGATCGGAGACGGCGATCATGGGATCGGTATGGCGGGCGGTATGCAGAAAGCAAAGAAGAAGCTGCTCAAAATGCAGGGCGAGACGAATGCGTATCAGCTGTTTGAGACAGCCGGGCAGGCGATGCTCATGTCAATGGGCGGTGCCTCCGGTGTGATCTTCGGCAGCCTTTATCTGGCCGGCGCGAAAGATATGGAGCCTGCGGCGGTGCTCACAGCCGGAGACCTGGCGAAAATGGAGCGTAAGAGCCTGGCAGCAATCCAGGAACGAGGCGGTGCACAGGCCGGGGACAAGACGATGGTGGATGCCCTGATTCCAGCAGTGGAAGCGCTGGAGGCAAACTGCCAGAAGAGCCTGCTGGAGATGCTCAAAGCTGCCGAGGAAGGCGCAAGACAAGGCATGGAAGAGACGAAGAAATATGTCGCCAAATTCGGACGGGCGAAATCTCTGCTCGAGCGGGCGATCGGACATCAGGACGCGGGCGCGACTTCGGTGTATCTGATTTTCCGCAGTATGAGAGAGTTCGTCGAGGGGATGATGAAGTAA
- a CDS encoding SIS domain-containing protein: MDYRITCEKILEEYRQVFERVDEKGMREFIDTVKAHERIFLIGVGREGMATRAFAMRLMHMGKEIHWIWDDTTPSIGKGDLLIATLGDGRIGHINYICERAKAAGATLYVVTGSPSGDTAKNLADNVFFVPAAVYRGTDEVVPSFQPMGNLFEQCLLILFDIIIMTIVDETPGLSFEEMSKRHRNVE; the protein is encoded by the coding sequence ATGGATTATCGAATTACCTGTGAAAAAATATTGGAAGAATACCGGCAGGTATTTGAACGGGTTGACGAGAAAGGGATGCGGGAGTTTATCGATACGGTGAAAGCGCATGAGCGGATCTTTCTGATCGGTGTGGGGCGCGAGGGAATGGCGACGAGAGCATTTGCGATGCGGCTGATGCACATGGGCAAGGAGATCCACTGGATCTGGGACGATACGACGCCTTCGATCGGCAAAGGTGACTTGCTCATCGCCACGCTCGGCGACGGACGGATCGGACATATCAATTATATCTGTGAGCGTGCGAAGGCGGCGGGCGCAACGCTTTATGTCGTCACAGGCTCGCCGAGCGGGGATACGGCGAAAAATCTGGCGGATAACGTATTTTTCGTGCCGGCGGCGGTCTATCGGGGGACGGACGAGGTCGTCCCTTCTTTTCAGCCGATGGGAAATCTGTTTGAGCAATGTCTGCTGATCCTGTTCGACATTATTATTATGACGATTGTCGACGAGACACCGGGACTTTCGTTTGAAGAGATGTCAAAGCGCCACAGAAATGTAGAATAG